A single Lactuca sativa cultivar Salinas chromosome 8, Lsat_Salinas_v11, whole genome shotgun sequence DNA region contains:
- the LOC128127902 gene encoding uncharacterized protein LOC128127902: MINFCSVLDEDIDLGQLDPTNNNTKEHEDIEDEPLEVLDNDVFESFASEKEPRKKLLRSILKPVACSSGEVHTKAFKIGQTFKEKEKIREVIANYSVKERRDLYYVKNDKKRVRVKCRVPELTGDSNKDRGNLVLSKKTTFPWVLFISRVDEKQLWTVKTYEDSHSCLQTRTVRACSSKFLANNILHQVESNPKIPTRALQEELVQRYSLSISKMKVFRAKAMAKQYVYGDYEKQYGVLREYAMELKSKNLGTTVKIDVETEPNVCSETRIFKRIYTYLGPLKEGFKKGLRDFLGFDGTFLKGPFLGQILTAVGLDSNNGIYPVAYAIIETENINSWTWFLEHLGDDLDLNSSSNFTFISDRQKGILAAIEKLFPSAKQRFCLRHVYDNMKLKHKGDELREAVWCCGKVYNIPKFNRAMEKLKKPNPKAHEWLSKIPAKHWARSHFSRRALTDSLTNNLCEVFNSKLDEARDKPIITCLEYIREYLTKRIVNVHKVLDKCNGSLSTTATTILENNKTEASKMGVLFNGADKYQVTGLWMEQYVVNLKERSCTCRKWDITGIPCQHAIAAMYDKMQNGSECGDPEAWVSKCYWLSTWNAMYQHTIDPINGRSMWPRSDCPTTLLPPKHHKQVGRPKKKRKRAVDEPTQSTKLSRKHLTVTCSKCHNKGHNARTCKGQGGPSEAG, translated from the exons ATGATCAACTTCTGTAGTGTACTTGATGAAGACATTGACTTGGGCCAGCTTGATCCGACAAACAATAATACTAAGGAACATGAAGACATTGAAGATGAACCTTTAGAAGTCTTAGACAATGATGTCTTTGAGTCATTTGCTAGTGAAAAAGAGCCTAGGAAGAAATTGTTAAGGTCCATTCTAAAACCAGTTGCTTGTTCATCTGGTGAGGTTCACACTAAAGCTTTTAAGATTGGTCAGACGttcaaggaaaaggaaaaaataaGAGAAGTTATTGCCAACTACTCTGTAAAAGAAAGGAGGGATCTATATTATGTAAAGAATGACAAGAAAAGAGTTAGGGTAAAGTGTAGGG TTCCTGAATTGACTGGTGATAGTAATAAAGATAGGGGCAATTTAGTACTTTCCAAGAAAACAACTTTTCCATGGGTTCTTTTTATATCCAGGGTAGATGAGAAACAACTTTGGACTGTCAAAACATACGAAGATTCTCATTCTTGTTTGCAAACAAGGACAGTGAGGGCTTGTTCATCTAAGTTTCTAGCTAACAATATATTGCATCAAGTTGAAAGTAACCCCAAGATCCCTACACGTGCTTTACAAGAGGAGTTAGTACAGAGGTATTCACTTTCAATATCAAAGATGAAAGTATTTCGGGCCAAAGCTATGGCAAAACAATATGTTTATGGTGATTATGAAAAGCAGTACGGTGTTCTGAGAGAATATGCCATGGAATTGAAGTCAAAAAATCTAGGAACAACTGTGAAGATAGATGTCGAAACTGAACCCAATGTGTGTTCTGAGACAAGGATCTTCAAACGGATATATACATACTTAGGTCCATTGAAGGAGGGATTTAAAAAAGGTttgagggattttcttggatttgaTGGTACGTTTTTGAAGGGTCCCTTTCTAGGACAAATTCTTACTGCAGTTGGTCTTGATTCGAACAATGGCATTTACCCAGTTGCATATGCCATTATAGAGACTGAAAATATTaactcttggacatggtttttggaACACTTAGGTGATGACTTAGATTTGAATTCTTCATCTAACTTCACTTTCATTTCAGATCGGCAAAAG GGAATCTTGGCTGCAATAGAGAAGTTATTTCCATCAGCTAAGCAAAGGTTCTGTTTAAGACATGTGTATGACAACATGAAATTGAAACACAAAGGAGATGAATTGAGGGAAGCAGTATGGTGTTGTGGAAAAGTATACAACATACCAAAATTTAATAGGGCTATGGAGAAACTGAAAAAGCCTAACCCAAAAGCACATGAGTGGTTAAGTAAAATTCCTGCAAAACACTGGGCAAGATCCCATTTCTCTC GAAGGGCATTGACTGATAGTTTAACAAATAACTTGTGTGAGGTATTTAACTCCAAGCTAGATGAGGCAAGGGACAAGCCTATAATCACTTGTTTGGAATATATTAGAGAATACCTCACAAAGAGAATAGTAAATGTTCATAAGGTGCTAGACAAATGCAATGGTTCTCTAAGTACAACTGCAACAACAATCTTAGAAAACAATAAGACAGAGGCAAGTAAGATGGGGGTTCTATTTAATGGAGCTGATAAATATCAAGTGACTGGTCTATGGATGGAGCAGTATGTTGTGAATTTGAAAGAGAGGAGTTGCACTTGCAGGAAATGGGACATTACAGGTATTCCATGCCAGCATGCTATTGCTGCAATGTATGATAAGATGCAGAATGGGTCAGAATGTGGAGATCCTGAGGCTTGGGTGAGCAAATGTTACTGGCTCAGTACATGGAATGCTATGTACCAACACACAATTGACCCAATAAATGGAAGGAGCATGTGGCCTAGATCTGATTGTCCAACAACCCTTCTCCCACCCAAACATCACAAACAG GTTGGTAGGCCAAAGAAAAAAAGGAAGAGGGCAGTTGATGAGCCAACTCAAAGTACCAAGTTAAGTAGGAAACACTTGACAGTCACTTGTAGCAAATGCCACAACAAAGGTCACAATGCTAGGACTTGCAAGGGGCAGGGAGGTCCTAGTGAAGCTGGATAG